The sequence below is a genomic window from Lentimicrobium saccharophilum.
TGAACCCTTTATCCCTGTCAATGATAGTACCTTAAAATACAACAAAATGCCGGCTGAAAAATCAAAAAACAAGCGCCCGGAAGGGATTGTTTACTCTACCAACCCCGATTTCAAATACGATTTCGGAACTGAGCAGGAACAGGAAACCCTGCCACCGGCGCAGCAGAACCTGCGTGTAATGCTCGACCGCAAACTGAAAGGCGGGAAGAAGGCCACCCTGATTACAGGGTTTTCGGGCAGCGCATCCGACCTGGCTTCACTGGCCAAACAGCTGAAAAACCTCTGTGCGGCCGGCGGGACTTCTGACAATGGCGAGATCCTGGTGCAGGGCGATTTCAGGCAGAAAATCCTGGATTATCTGCTCAAAAAGGGCTACAAAGCCAAATTGGCAGGTGGTTAAATGATTGAATATTGGTATTAAATGATTGATTTTTAACATTTTTATAAATTATGGTCTCCGGATTCCTCAGTTTTTTCCGCCGTAATCCCTGGTTTTTTTACGCGTTTGCCGTGGTGATGCTAATCCCGGCCCTGCTGTGGCACCTGGGATTTCTCGCCATCAATTTCCCTACGGATGAACCCACCCGGGCCATTGTCGCGCTCGAAATGATTGTCAGCGGTAACTACATCACACCCACCATCAACGGGGATTTCTATTACAATAAACCGCCGCTGTACAATTGGATCATCATCGCGTATTACAGGCTGGCCGGCAATTATTCCGAGTTTACCCTCCGCCTGCCGGTGGTGGTGGGGCTGCTGCTTTTCGGACTTACCATCTTCTGGTTTGTGCGCCGCCACCTGGGCAATAAACAGGGATTTATTGTGGCCATCCTTTTCATTACCTCGGGACGCATCCTTTTCTGGGATTCCTTCCTCGGTCTGATCGACATCACTTTCTCCTGGCTGGTTTACCTGTCTTTTATGCTGATCTACCATTTCAGGGAGAAAAAGCAATACCTGGCGCTTTTTCTAGTGTCATATCTCCTGACGGGTATTACCTTCCTGATGAAAGGGCTGCCATCGCTGGTTTTCCAGGGCATTACACTGCTCGCCGTCTTCAGCTATAACCGCGAGTTCAGAAAGCTGTTTTCATGG
It includes:
- a CDS encoding translation initiation factor, producing the protein MPAEKSKNKRPEGIVYSTNPDFKYDFGTEQEQETLPPAQQNLRVMLDRKLKGGKKATLITGFSGSASDLASLAKQLKNLCAAGGTSDNGEILVQGDFRQKILDYLLKKGYKAKLAGG